A portion of the Leptospira kanakyensis genome contains these proteins:
- a CDS encoding DUF4468 domain-containing protein — translation MMAKRIFFLSVFFLFFQNSMCLKLWVVSSKFRTTEDSRDHKTYQKTRSFLKAKQWLEYKLDPELSKIELENQETGEFRGIGLIKCYVPYGIGEVDANEHEFEYVIKIRDGHADFQVNKIFSFIRDPNDIVLNYGPKNEKVAKITIRSCFRPLMDDFFEFIK, via the coding sequence ATGATGGCAAAACGAATTTTCTTTTTATCTGTATTTTTCCTTTTCTTTCAAAACTCCATGTGTTTGAAACTTTGGGTTGTTTCTTCCAAATTCCGAACCACAGAAGACTCGAGAGACCATAAAACCTACCAAAAAACTCGAAGTTTTCTAAAAGCGAAACAATGGTTGGAATACAAATTGGATCCAGAACTTTCCAAAATCGAATTGGAGAACCAGGAAACGGGAGAGTTTCGAGGCATTGGACTCATTAAATGTTACGTTCCCTATGGAATTGGAGAAGTGGATGCCAATGAACATGAATTTGAATATGTAATTAAAATTCGAGATGGTCATGCGGACTTCCAAGTGAATAAAATCTTTTCCTTCATCCGAGACCCTAACGATATCGTTTTGAATTATGGGCCGAAAAATGAAAAGGTGGCAAAAATTACCATCCGGTCTTGTTTCAGACCTCTCATGGACGATTTTTTTGAATTTATCAAATAA
- a CDS encoding lysophospholipid acyltransferase family protein: protein MKKNVENIKKFVTPFFNLAVNTTVYGYHNIVPNGKLILTCNHRSDMDPFVIGSVFPRFISWIAAEYTTRIPLFKDLVEKTGTIPMAIDGNISMASIKKVQQVFKNGDVLGIFPEGHDYMVQNDFSAPLANFHSGFAAFSLRNKVDILPTVIIPDEETVTDYPIPPLVRAFMGMPKEVCDIKRRVVYKKINVVFGEVIKYENYAHLPLDKGMVEVSNETKRRMGELQKVDYLKK, encoded by the coding sequence ATCAAAAAGAATGTTGAGAACATCAAAAAGTTTGTCACTCCGTTCTTTAATTTGGCGGTAAACACAACTGTCTACGGTTACCACAACATTGTACCCAATGGCAAACTCATCCTCACTTGTAACCATAGAAGTGATATGGATCCCTTTGTCATTGGTTCTGTGTTTCCTAGATTCATTTCTTGGATTGCAGCAGAGTATACCACTCGCATTCCTCTTTTCAAAGACTTAGTAGAAAAAACGGGAACCATTCCTATGGCCATCGATGGCAATATCTCTATGGCCAGTATCAAAAAGGTACAACAGGTCTTTAAAAATGGGGATGTACTTGGAATCTTTCCAGAAGGCCATGACTATATGGTGCAAAATGATTTTTCTGCCCCACTTGCCAACTTCCATTCTGGATTCGCTGCCTTTAGCCTTCGAAACAAAGTGGATATCCTTCCTACTGTCATCATTCCAGACGAAGAAACGGTTACTGATTATCCCATCCCACCATTGGTACGTGCTTTTATGGGGATGCCCAAAGAAGTTTGTGATATCAAACGCCGCGTGGTTTACAAAAAAATCAATGTGGTTTTTGGTGAAGTGATCAAATACGAAAACTATGCTCACCTACCACTTGACAAGGGTATGGTGGAGGTTTCGAACGAAACCAAAC